A section of the Corvus moneduloides isolate bCorMon1 chromosome 29, bCorMon1.pri, whole genome shotgun sequence genome encodes:
- the RFX5 gene encoding DNA-binding protein RFX5 isoform X1, which yields MADEELGARGGRKGTLSPGSARGSATESSTLLQELRGNISKSVQSKVDSILQDVQKFSDSDKLYLYLQLPSGPSLGEKSSSSLELSSLGTAEHMHACSWIRNHLEEHTDTCLPKQDVYDAYKRYCDNLGCRPLSTANFGKIIREIFPNIKARRLGGRGQSKYCYGGIRRKTVVSLPPLPSLDLKVTETQSELAELVQSYSSEVMEAACALTCDWAEKILKRSFNNIVEVAQFLLQQHIISSRSAHADLVMAMVVSENTDKPPQDTRPPSAPKKNGLDPSDSSDRSQEQAKKDAVPKANVQPRPEKKKPPEPPRPASSPQVNALVARLPLLLPRIPPSERPPAPGATPVRSSPPVLVPKLTAAPLGGTVKVALPLPVGTALAPGAAGPAGLLSPPAAIPVLNVLLPGVGVPAAETPGSARAGGDSEGQRAKATKRPLEGGGEGAAHKRRRGRPRKRPEDAAGSPEDGDVPKGDEGGESPPRGSPAGGSPGGGSATVPGGDRGVAGSAAEGDGDRMEVDSDTVAGGDRMDVDSDTVAGGDGPVSGSATVPIRDSMVNGSATVPPRDSPAGDSATVPVRDSTVSDGATLPVRDSTVNDGATVPVRDSRVNDNATVPVRDSRVNDSATLPIRDSTVNDNATVPVRDSTVNDSATIPVRDSPVSGSATISLRDSTVNDGATIPLRDSPAGDSATIPLRDSPAGDSATIPPMDSTVSNGATVPPRDSPAGDSATISLRDSTVSGSATVPVRDSPAGDSATVPVRDSTVNDGATVPVRDSTVSGSATISHRDSPAGDSATIPPRDSTVNDSATIPIRDSTVNDGATVPLRDSPAGDSATVPVRDSTVSGSATIPLRDSTVNDSATIPVRDSPVNDSATVPNRDSPVNDGAAVPLRDSPAVESATVPIRDSLVNDSATVPPRDSTVNDGATVPIRDSPAGDSATIPPMDSTVSDGATVPPRDSPAGDSATISLRDSTVNDSATLPVRDSPVNDGATVPCRDSLVSGSATIPSGGSPGAGSASVPIRDKPVTVSATIPVTDKPDIGSATIAVKDGSSRGSDTGDRPVTGSATAGDRPVTGSATIKESSPRASVIEDRSITGSATVPVRDGPSRGSGSTGDRPVTRSATGPVRDSRAGGSATVPVKDSSPRASGTGDRPVTGSATVPVKDSPSRGSGTSGDRPVTRSATIPIRESPAGGSGSAPVRDSQSRGSATTGDRPVTGSATIPVKDKLVTGSATVPGKDSPSRASSTTGDRPVTRSATVPTAGGSGTVPIKDSPARGSGTVPIKDSSSRGSGTGDRPVTRSAGGSGTVPVKDSPSRGSATTGDRPVSGATIPVKDSSPRGSGTGDRPVTGSATVPARDGPSRATGDRPITRSTTVPTAGSSGTIPVKDSPARGSGTTGDRPVTRSATGPVRDSRAGGSATVPVRDKLVSGTATVPVKDSSSRGSDTGDRPVTGSATVPVRDGPSRASGTSGDRPVTRSATVPIRASPAGGSGSAPVRDKPVTGSATIPVKDSTARGTGTSGDRPVTRSATGPVRDSPAGGSGTVSIKDSSSRGSATAPVRDKTVPGSATIPVKDSPAGDSATVPSKDSSPRASGTGDRPVTGSATVPVKDSAARSSATTGDRLVRGSGAVPVKDSSSWGSATAGDRLVRGSGSVPIRDRSPRTSGSGDRPVRSSATTGDRPGRGSATVPVRDSPARDSASTGDRPGRSGATVPVRDSSPRAPATGDRLGRGSGTVPIRDRSPRDSGTGDRPGRDSATAGDRLGRGSGTTGDRLGRGSGTVPIRDRSPRDSGSGDRPGRDSATAGDRLGRGSGTVPLRDRSPRDSGSGDRLGRGSGTTGDRPGRGSGTVPIRDRSPRDSGTTDDRLGRGSGTIRDRPGRGSGTVPIKDSSAGGSAAVPMKDRSPRASASGDRPVRDSATAGDRPVPGSATVPVKDSPSRGSATAGDRLVRGSATVPVKDSPSRGSATTGDRLGGSSATVPIRDSSSRSSATAGDRPGRASATVPVRDSSPRASGSGDRPGRASATIPVRDRSPRASGSGDRPGRSSAAVPVRDNSPRASGTVPIRDRSPRASGSGDRPGRSSATVPVRDSPAGGSGTVPIRDRPSRGSGTAPVEDRPVRGSGTVPIRDSLSRGSGIAPAEDRPVRGSGTVRDMPVSGSATIPGRDSSAGGSATVRDRPVTGTATVPVEDRPVSGGGTIGDRLVTPSGTTEDRLVTDSGTVPARDCPSRDSGTFGDRPVTGSATVPVRDSLSRGTATIVDTSVTGSATVPIRDSPFWGSGIIGDSLVAGSATIPVRDCPSRGTATIVDALVTLSGTVMDRRILGSVTVPVRDSPSLSTATIVDTPVFVSATVLVGDSIPRVTATIMDSAVPGRAILPFGDMLACGSATISDRDWPGRDSATVPIRVCPSRDSATVSDRDWPGRDSATVPFRDCPSRGSATVPVGDRSVGGSPTIPVRDCPSRGSATLGDRMSSGSPPIVDTPISGSATIPVRDCPSRASATTGDRPGSGSTGDRPGSGSATVPVRDSPSRPITPARVSVIRDGRTGTTVTPEALAQRGHSKAGSPLGDPQGQPRSGHREGHTRAGTGMGSHASHQ from the exons CAGTCGGAGCTGGCCGAGCTGGTGCAGTCCTACAGCAGCGAGGTGATGGAGGCCGCCTGCGCCCTGACCTGCGACTGGGCCGAGAAGATCCTCAAGCGCTCCTTCAACAACATCGTGGAGGTGGCgcagttcctgctgcagcagcacatcatCAGCTCCCGCTCCGCCCACGCCGACCTCGTCATGGCCATGGTGGTCTCAG AAAACACGGACAAGCCCCCCCAGGACACTCGGCCACCCTCAGCCCCCAAGAAGAACGGCCTGGACCCCTCGGACAGCAGTGACCGGAGCCAGGAGCAG GCCAAGAAGGACGCTGTCCCCAAAGCCAATGTCCAGCCGCGGCCGGAGAAGAAGAagcccccggagcccccccggccGGCCAGCAGCCCCCAGGTGAACGCCCTGGTCGCCcgcctgcctctgctgctgccccgcATCCCCCCCTCGGAGCGACCCCCGGCCCCCGGCGCCACCCCCGTGCGCTCGTCCCCTCCGGTGCTGGTGCCCAAACTGACCGCGGCGCCGCTGGGCGGCACGGTCAAGgtggctctgcccctgcccgTGGGCACCGCGCTGGCCCCGggcgccgccggccccgcggggctgcTGAGTCCCCCCGCGGCCATCCCCGTGCTCAACGTGCTGCTGCCCGGCGTGGGGGTCCCCGCGGCCGAGACCCCCGGCAGCGCCCGGGCGGGAGGGGACAGCGAGGGACAGCGCGCCAAGGCCACCAAGCGGCccctggagggaggaggggaaggggccgCGCACAAGAGGCGGCGAGGGAGGCCCCGGAAGAGGCCGGAGGACGCGGCGGGGTCACCCGAGGACGGGGATGTCCCCAAGGGGGACGAGGGCGGGGAGTCGCCCCCACGGGGGTCTCCTGCTGGGGGGTCGCCCGGGGGTGGCAGTGCCACTGTGCcgggtggggacaggggggtcgctggcagtgctgctgagggTGATGGGGACAGGATGGAGGTGGACAGTGACACGGTGGCTGGTGGGGACAGGATGGACGTTGACAGTGACACGGTGGCTGGTGGGGACGGCCCTGTCAGTGGTAGTGCTACTGTCCCCATTAGGGACAGCATGGTCAATGGCAGTGCCACTGTCCCCCCGAGGGACAGTCCagctggggacagtgccaccgTCCCTGTTAGGGACAGCACGGTCAGTGACGGTGCCACCCTCCCCGTTAGGGACAGCACAGTCAATGACGGTGCCACCGTCCCCGTTAGGGACAGCAGAGTCAATGACAATGCCACCGTCCCCGTTAGGGACAGCAGAGTCAATGACAGTGCCACCCTCCCCATTAGGGACAGCACAGTCAATGACAATGCCACTGTCCCCGTTAGGGACAGCACGGTCAATGACAGTGCCACCATCCCTGTTAGGGACAGTCCAGtcagtggcagtgccaccatCTCCCTTAG GGACAGCACGGTCAATGACGGTGCCACCATCCCCCTTAGGGACAGcccagctggggacagtgccaccaTCCCCCTTAGGGACAGCCCggctggggacagtgccaccaTTCCCCCGATGGACAGCACGGTCAGTAACGGTGCCACTGTCCCCCCGAGGGACAGcccagctggggacagtgccaccaTCTCCCTTAGGGACAGCACAGTCAGTGGCAGTGCCACCGTCCCCGTTAGGGACAGTCCagctggggacagtgccaccgTCCCTGTTAGGGACAGCACGGTCAATGACGGTGCCACCGTCCCCGTTAGGGACAGCACGGtcagtggcagtgccaccatctcccacagggacagcccagctggggacagtgccaccaTTCCCCCGAGGGACAGCACAGTCAATGACAGTGCCACCATCCCCATTAGGGACAGCACAGTCAATGATGGTGCCACTGTCCCCCTTAGGGACAGTCCagctggggacagtgccaccgTCCCTGTTAGGGACAGCACGGtcagtggcagtgccaccatTCCCCTGAGGGACAGCACAGTCAATGACAGTGCCACCATCCCCGTTAGGGACAGTCCGGTCAATGACAGTGCCACTGTCCCCAATAGGGACAGTCCGGTCAATGATGGTGCCGCTGTCCCCCTGAGGGACAGCCCGGCTGTGGAAAGTGCCACTGTCCCCATTAGGGACAGTCTGGTCAATGACAGTGCCACCGTTCCCCCGAGGGACAGCACAGTCAATGACGGTGCCACTGTCCCCATTAGGGACAGCCCggctggggacagtgccaccaTTCCCCCGATGGACAGCACGGTCAGTGACGGTGCCACTGTCCCCCCGAGGGACAGcccagctggggacagtgccaccaTCTCCCTTAGGGACAGCACAGTCAATGACAGTGCCACCCTCCCCGTTAGGGACAGTCCGGTCAATGACGGTGCCACCGTCCCCTGTAGGGACAGCCTGGtcagtggcagtgccaccatCCCCAGTGGTGGCTCTccaggtgctggcagtgccagtgTCCCTATCAGGGACAAGCCAGTCACTGTCAGTGCCACCATCCCTGTGACGGACAAGCCAGACATTGGCAGTGCCACCATCGCTGTCAAGGACGGCTCATCCCGGGGCAgtgacactggggacaggcCGGTCACTGGCAGTGCCACCGCTGGGGACAGGCCCGTCACTGGCAGTGCCACCATCAAGGAAAGCTCACCCAGGGCCAGTGTCATCGAGGACAGGTCCATCACTGGCAGTGCCACTGTCCCTGTCAGGGACGGCCCCTCCAggggcagtggcagcacaggggacaggccGGTCACCAGGAGTGCCACTGGCCCTGTCAGGGACAGCCGAGCTGGTGGCAGTGCCACTGTCCCAGTCAAGGACAGCTCACCCAGGGccagtggcactggggacaggccGGTCACTGGCAGTGCCACTGTCCCTGTTAAGGACAGCCCCTCCAGGGGCAGTGGCACCTCTGGGGACAGGCCGGTCACCAGGAGTGCCACCATTCCCATCAGGGAGAGCCCggctggtggcagtggcagtgcccCAGTCAGGGACAGTCAATCCAGGGGCAGTGCCACCACTGGGGACAGGCCTGTCACTGGCAGTGCCACCATCCCTGTCAAGGACAAGCTGGTCACTGGCAGTGCCACTGTCCCTGGTAAGGACAGTCCCTCCAGGGCCAGTAGCACCACTGGGGACAGGCCGGTCACTAGGAGTGCCACTGTCCCCACggctggtggcagtggcacCGTCCCCATCAAGGACAGTCCAGCCAGGGGCAGTGGCACTGTCCCTATTAAGGACAGCTCATCCCGGGgcagtggcactggggacaggccAGTCACTAGGagtgctggtggcagtggcacTGTCCCTGTCAAGGACAGCCCATCCCGGGGCAGTGCCACCACTGGGGACAGGCCAGTCAGTGGTGCCACCATCCCTGTCAAGGAC AGCTCACCCAGGGGaagtggcactggggacaggccGGTCACTGGCagtgccactgtccctgccAGGGACGGCCCCTCCAGGGCCACTGGGGACAGACCAATCACTAGGAGTACCACTGTccccacagctggcagcagtggcaccaTCCCTGTCAAGGACAGTCCAGCCAGGGGCAGTGGCACCACTGGGGACAGGCCGGTCACCAGGAGTGCCACTGGCCCTGTCAGGGACAGCCGAGCTGGTGGCAGTGCCACTGTCCCAGTCAGGGACAAGCTGGTGAgtggcactgccactgtccctgtCAAGGACAGCTCATCCCGGGGCAgtgacactggggacaggcCGGTCACTGGCAGTGCCACTGTCCCTGTCAGGGATGGCCCCTCCAGGGCCAGTGGCACCTCTGGGGACAGGCCGGTCACCAGGAGTGCCACTGTCCCCATCAGGGCCAGCCCggctggtggcagtggcagtgcccCAGTCAGGGACAAGCCAGTCACTGGCAGTGCCACCATCCCTGTTaaggacagcacagccaggggcaCTGGCACCAGTGGGGACAGGCCGGTCACCAGGAGTGCCACTGGCCCTGTCAGGGACAGCCcagctggtggcagtggcacTGTCTCCATTAAGGACAGCTCATCAAGGGGCAGTGCCACTGCCCCTGTCAGGGACAAGACagtccctggcagtgccaccatCCCTGTTAAGGACAGTCCagctggggacagtgccacTGTCCCTAGTAAGGACAGCTCACCCAGGGccagtggcactggggacaggccGGTCACTGGCAGTGCCACTGTCCCTGTTAAGGACAGCGCAGCCAGGAGCAGTGCCACCACTGGGGACAGGCTGGTCAGGGGCAGTGGCGCCGTCCCTGTCAAGGACAGCTCATCCTGGGGCAGTGCCACCGCTGGGGACAGGCTGGTCAGAGGCAGTGGCAGTGTCCCCATCAGGGACAGGTCACCTAGGACCAGTGGCAGTGGGGACAGGCCAGTCAGGAGCAGTGCCACCACTGGGGACAGGCCAGGCAGGGGCAGTGCCACTGTCCCTGTTAGGGACAGCCCAGCTAGAGACAGtgccagcactggggacaggccAGGCAGGAGCGGTGCCACCGTCCCTGTCAGGGACAGCTCACCCAGGGCCCCTGCcactggggacaggctgggcaggggcagtgGCACTGTCCCCATCAGGGACAGGTCACCCAGAGacagtggcactggggacaggccaggcagggacagtgccaccgctggggacaggctgggcaggggcagtggcaccactggggacaggctgggcaggggcagtgGCACCGTCCCCATCAGGGACAGGTCACCCAGAGACAGTGGCAGTGGGGACaggccaggcagggacagtgccaccgctggggacaggctgggcaggggcagtgGCACCGTCCCCCTCAGGGACAGGTCACCCAGAGACAGTGGcagtggggacaggctgggcagaggcagTGGCACCACTGGGGACAGGCCGGGCAGGGGCAGTGGCACCGTCCCCATCAGGGACAGGTCACCCAGAGACAGTGGCACTACTGACgacaggctgggcaggggcagtgGCACCATCAGGGACAGGCCGGGCAGGGGCAGTGGCACCGTCCCCATCAAGGACAGCTCAGCTGGTGGCAGTGCCGCTGTCCCTATGAAGGACAGGTCACCCAGGGCCAGTGCCAGTGGGGACAGGCCGGTCAGGGACAGTGCCACCGCTGGGGACAGGCCagtccctggcagtgccaccgTCCCTGTTAAGGACAGCCCATCCAGGGGCAGTGCCACCGCTGGGGACAGGCTGGTCAGGGGCAGTGCCACCGTCCCTGTTAAGGACAGCCCATCCAGGGGCAGTGCCACcactggggacaggctgggagggagcagtgcCACCGTCCCCATCAGGGACAGCTCATCCAGGAGCAGTGCCACCGCTGGGGACAGGCCGGGCAGGGCCAGTGCCACCGTCCCTGTCAGGGACAGCTCACCAAGGGCCAGTGGCAGTGGGGACAGGCCGGGCAGGGCTAGTGCCACCATCCCTGTCAGGGACAGGTCACCCAGGGCCAGTGGCAGTGGGGAcaggccaggcaggagcagtgcCGCTGTCCCTGTCAGGGACAACTCGCCCAGGGCCAGTGGCACTGTCCCCATCAGGGACAGGTCACCCAGGGCCAGTGGCAGTGGGGACAGGCCGGGCAGGAGCAGTGCCACTGTCCCTGTCAGGGACAGCCCAGCTGGGGGCAGTGGCACTGTCCCCATTAGGGACCGCCCGTCCAGGGGCAGTGGCACTGCCCCCGTTGAGGACAGACCGGTCAGGGGCAGTGGCACTGTCCCCATTAGGGACAGCCTGTCCAGGGGCAGTGGCATTGCCCCCGCTGAGGACAGACCGGTCAGGGGCAGTGGCACTGTAAGGGACATGCCAGTCTCTGGCAGTGCCACCATtcctggcagggacagctcagctGGTGGCAGTGCCACTGTCAGGGACAGGCCGGTCACTGGCACTGCCACCGTCCCTGTTGAGGACAGGCCGGTCAGTGGTGGTGGCACCATCGGGGACAGGCTGGTCACTCCCAGTGGCACCACTGAGGACAGGCTGGTCACCGACAGTGGCACCGTCCCTGCCAGAGACTGCCcctccagggacagtggcaCTTTTGGGGACAGGCCGGTCACTGGGAGTGCCACTGTCCCCGTCAGGGACAGCCTATCCAGGGGCACTGCCACCATCGTGGACACGTCAGTCACTGGCAGTGCCACCGTCCCCATCAGGGACAGCCCCTTCTGGGGCAGTGGCATCATTGGGGACAGCCTGGttgctggcagtgccaccatCCCCGTCAGGGACTGCCCATCCAGGGGCACTGCCACCATCGTGGACGCGCTGGTCACTCTCAGTGGCACTGTGATGGACAGGCGGATCCTGGGCAGTGTCACCGTTCCGGTCAGGGACAGCCCGTCCCTGAGCACTGCCACCATCGTGGACACGCCCGTCTTTGTCAGTGCCACCGTCCTGGTTGGGGACAGCATCCCCAGGGTCACTGCCACCATCATGGACTCGGCGGTGCCCGGCAGAGCCATCCTCCCCTTCGGGGACATGCTGGCATGTGGCAGTGCCACCATCTCTGACAGGGActggccaggcagggacagtgcCACCGTCCCCATCAGAGTGTGCCCATCCAGGGACAGTGCCACCGTCTCTGACAGGGACTGGCCGGGCAGGGACAGTGCCACCGTCCCCTTCAGGGACTGCCCATCCAGGGGCAGTGCCACCGTCCCTGTTGGGGACAGGTCGGTCGGTGGCAGTCCCACCATCCCTGTCAGGGACTGTCCATCCAGGGGCAGTGCCACCCTTGGGGACAGGATGAGCAGTGGCAGTCCCCCCATCGTGGACACACCTAtcagtggcagtgccaccatCCCTGTCAGGGACTGCCCATCCCGGGCCAGTGCCACCACGGGGGACAggcctggcagtggcagcactggggacaggcctggcagtggcagtgccaccgTGCCCGTCAGGGATAGCCCCTCCAGGCCCATCACGCCCGCCCGCGTCAGCGTCATCAGGGATGGCAGGACGGGCACCACGGTGACACcggaggccctggcacagcggGGCCACAGCAAGGCCGGGTCCCCCCTTGGGGACCCGCAGGGACAGCCCCGCTCCGGACACCGCGAGGGACACACGAGagcggggacagggatggggtcccaTGCGTCGCACCAGTAA